A window of Pan paniscus chromosome X, NHGRI_mPanPan1-v2.0_pri, whole genome shotgun sequence genomic DNA:
TATCTTTTGGACCGTACATTTATAATGAAGTCAGGGTACACTGTGGCACTATAATTTGTTATTATCAGAGGTCACTTAAGTCCCTCAAGTGTTAGGTACAGATGAATTTGCTTAAATAATTGTACTGTTAATCAAGCACTTGGTGATTAGTAAATTGGTGATTTTAATTGCAGCAATTTGCTTGCTCAggacataaaaacataaaagtacagaaaataccaCAAAACTTCTGAAATTATTACTCAGTGCTCTCCTGTGCATTCTGGATGCTAAATCAGAAGAACAGGGAAAAAGTGTATTATGGTTTAACTCAACCCAAAGAAATATTACCAATAAAGCAGAGAAGGAAGAACAATAACTCACTTAAAATCCTGGTGATGGGAATATAAGCAATTTGTTACCTCCGCTTTGCttatctgcatttaaaaaaattttcttcattgAATGTTGACTATTTTGTGTGatggaaaatgttattttaaaaataaagaaatttaaggcAGTGCCATATGTATTAACActaaccagctttttgttttacttgatcaaaaaacaaaacactacctGATTCATACAGTTCCATCAAAAACTAACCTGCTCGGTATGGCCATGATTGAGGTTATCTTCTTTACTGGACGACACAAGTTGTACAACACTGATCTTGCTTCTCCGGCAGGGATGAATAGTTCATTTGCCTGACGATCTCAGCAAAAAGTTCATCCACCATTGATTTACTTTTTGCCGATGTCTCCATGAAAGGACAGCCCCATTCTTGAGCCAGAGCTCTGCCTTCTGAAGACATAACCTCtctttctggttccagatccacTTTATTTCCTACTAGGATTAGTGGGACTTTTTCATATCTCTTCACTCTGACAATTTGATCTCTCATTGGCTTGATATCCTATTCAAGCAatcacaaagagaaagaaaaacattatgcTGTTTGTATAACCATAACAGAAATATTACAGTATTACAAAAAGTCATACCTCAGTGAGTATACAAAGCTGAATCCAAAATGAAATCACACCTAAACAGAGAAAACGTCATCATTTTGTCCACTGAAGTAAGAACTAGATAATTTCCAGAGACCCTACCTGCTGGGTTTGTCAAGAATATAAAACATGGGTTGCACACTAACCTTGACTCATATAATCACTTTTACCCACCCCCAGTCTATACTGATTAAAAAAGCAAGTTTCCAAATGATTAATCCATTCGTACATAAGGATGTTTGGCCATCTCCCTAAACCTGCCTGCTTGTCATCACTCCTTGTAacacctgttatcctagcacagGATTGCAGCATCTATGCATTCCTAGCCATGTAGCAAGAGGGCTTGAGTGAAAGTGTTTTAAGTGGGGAAAAAAACCACTTTGTAATGCCTAGAATAAAAGAGGTACAACCAGATGGATAcacttaaatgttttattttaaattgaatggTATGCATTTATTCCAGTAAAATCAAACACCTTAAAATACACTTAAATTCACTAGAAACTACTGTAACAGTGAGCAACTCCTGGGAAGGACAGTGCAAGGGGAGTCTGGGTGGgaagaagtcatttttttttttttttttttgcctgtgtttGTTTTTACTACTTGTTTCCCTATGCGTATTACTTTTTCCAAGTAGTTACAACGAATTACAAAAGATAAGAGCGTTAGCAATTCTCCAGTAGCATCAATTTTGGGAGGTGGGGGCAAGTATTGATTTAATACAATATTATAGACTTAATTATAAAAATCACCATTTTCggtaatatttcataattttaaaagtttgcctTAAATAGAAAATGTATGCTTAATTGGAAGTCATAGTAAGTACAGAATATTCACATGTGGGCCTACGGAAAAGCAAGGGACTatgaaaatctataaaaatatagttatttgaTATTTGCATCAATTTGGTTTGATAATATATCAACTCAGATTTCTAGGTTACGCTTATTTCCCATTGTCTTTATGGAAACATAAGTTCAGCTGAAAATCCAAACTTAGGGCATTTGGGCTCAAAAGAGTTTACATCTCCACTGAAATAACGGCACAGTTTTTCACTCCCAATTCATGTCTATAACAGAAATGGATATAACAGAAATCTTATGAAACACCCTTCAAAAgactctcagcctccagagagtAAGCTGATAGAATAACAAATCTCCTGAGGATCCTTTAGGGAAAAAATGCCTGTCAAACAGCACCTTCAGTACTTTGGTACTTTCTGGGGGAAAATGCTTTTATGATACTATTGTTTGGGAATTTATGCCTACATAAAATGAATTTAGTTTGGTCTCAATAGCTTTTATTTGTTTCCCCAGAATttatcatcttaaaaaaaaaatccctgaagtTGTTCTATCAGGTTACTGGGAAAGTTCACTATAgtactttaatttaaaatactaaagAAAGTGGAATTAGCACATTGTATTGGCTAAAGCACTTAAGGTCTCTTAAGTAAGCTACATTAAGTGCATACCtttaaatgcagaaaaaatatatcCATTTCCTAAATCAATGGAGGTCAATATAATGGGTCAATATGAGGTTATTCATTTTCGaggaataaatagaaacataCATTGCATATCCTAAAATAACGTTAAACCTTCAGTCTGTTTCCCAGTGAAGGACAGGACAGATTTTCTAAGAGATTGGACCACATCCAGTTTGGCCACCCAGCCGGAgtaagaaatctgcacttgtTCAGTGTTCCCAGACCCACGTATTTTCTGTAAATACAGGCAATGTTACCAGAAACAATTTGGATCAACTGCAGAAAAAGAGTCATTCCTGATTTTTGTTGGTTATTAATTCTAGGTACTAGTCTTTTCTATTAGTAACTTTTCTTCCTACTACACGCCCCAAGTAATTAAGTAAAATGCCTAGAAGGCAGGTCTTGAGTTCTTCGTCTTGCAACACTAAGATTTATGAATCTAGTTGAGAAActtgagagagaaggggagggcgGCGGGAGGGggtgttggggggtgggaggggaaggTGTGGGTGGGATAGACACAGAGGACTTATCTGTGCAACAGATAATCGGctccaaataattttttcaaagtgcTCTATTTACCCGAGATTATTTGTTAGATGTTTTGTCGTGTAAGTTAATCAATACTTGTTGAATTGAGCAAGCAACTTCAGAAGGTTATATTCCAGGCGAAATATACACAGACtgacatttctttttcacttttctttcacttaaaaatggctttaaaatatttgttgacgCTTGTTACTTTTTACTACGCTCTATAGAAACAACCCGATAGTCTTCCGTGGCAGGAGTAACCTCAAAAATGCGTCATGTCTAACTTTCAAAAGCAAAGCACAGTCATTAATGCACGGTTCAAGCAACCCAGAAGTCGATGTCGGATTACCACACCCCCTTCTAACAAATTACAAGACTTGGTTTGGTTACCTGAAAAGACTGTTGATTAACCAGGCTATAAACCAGGATGAAACCTTGGCCGTTTTTGATGTAGAGATCTCTCATGGAGGCAAACTGCTCAGTTCCTGCGGTGTCCAGAATTTCCAGCACGGAGGGGGAAGAGTCCACTTCGATCTCTTTGCGGTAGAAATCTTCAATGGTGGGGTCATATTTCTCAATGAAAGTCCCAGTGACAAACTGCACAGTAAGGGCAGATTTGCCAACCCCTCCACTCCCTAACACCACTACCTTGTATTCCCTCATGAGTCTCACCTTCACCAACTCCTACCAGAGGGGGGGGAAAGATCACCCCGCTAGCTGCGGCGCGGCTAGACGAGGCGGAAGGTGGGCGGAAATCTGCGAACTGGGGAGGAGAGTGCAGAGGAGCAGAGGGCCCAACCGGGGAAGAAGAGGAAGTtacaggagggggaggggaaagagCGTAGAGTCggggagggtggggaagggatGGTAATGCCCTTCTTATAGGAACTGCAGCCCGAGCAGGGGGCGTGGGGAGGAGGGCGAGCCTGGGAAAAGCCCGGCGAGGGTGGCGAGGAGGCGCGTGCCCCCGGGAGGGAAAGGGTGGGGGCTGCGGCGAGGGGACCCCGCGGCGAGGCGGACGTCGGAGGAGCCCGCAGCCCGGCGCTGCCCGGCACCCCTCCCCCGCCCTTCACACAAAGGGGCCCAGGGACCCCGCTTCCTGCTCGCGCAGCCCAGCCGGCTCAGGCCTGAGGGCTCCGTTCCAGTTACCGCTGCCCGGGCGGGTTTCTGGGCCCCGGCTCCCGCGGGGGTCGTCCGGCCTGTGAAGGGGAGAAGGACGCATATTACCCGGCTGACCCCCGCCCCGAACCTGCGGCGCCGGCCGCCGCCTCCCCCGACTCCCACCCGGATCAAGCTACCGCCGCTTACCCCGCCGTCCGCACCCGCCCGGCCGCCGGGGAGGCTCTGTCACGCCAAGGCCATGGCCACCCGCTGGCTCCTCTGTCTCTCCGCTGCCCCAGCGCTGCTGCTCGCGGCGGGGAAAGAGGCGGGGGCCGTCCGGCGGCGGCCGCAGGGACTCCAGGCGAacccacctcttttttttctcacccccccccccccaagcACACACCCGGAAGGGTTTCCCTGACACACTGGCTGAGGTGCCCCAGTTCCCCGAGACTGGACGGGATCACTTCCGGTGGGGAAAGTCCCACCTCTTCGGGGCGAGCCGGGTGGCGCTGGAGCCGCGCCCTGCTGAGCGAGCGAGTCGGCCGGGGACGGTTTCGGGTCGGGACTCCGGCTTCGGGAACGGGCCTCTGGAAACCTGCGACGTCAGTCCTTACCCGCCCGCGGCTGCCGCGGACCGTCCCACCCCCAAACCCGTAGAAGCCCCTCCGACCTGCAACCTCCAGCCGCCCGGCCCTAGGACTTGAGCCGCTCCCTGGCCGGCGCGGAACCTGCGGGCTAATAATCTAGCGACCGGGAGAACGCCAAACATCCCTGGACTAGAAGTTGCAGGGGAAATCAAACAGCCCAGAAAGTTTATTCTCCTTGCTGGTATTTCTTCCACTTGCTATTTTGCTGAGAGATGCATGCAAACTACCCTTAGACTTCAGATGCAGTGCGTTTTACTTAGCCGTGCCTGACAAACACGCAGAACTTTTACCGTCTGGTAGATCCGCCTTGACTTTACCAGCGAATACtaaagtcacttaaaaaaaatcacaaggctcGAAAACAGCAGCATTAGAAGTAGACTTTATGGTACTCTGCTCAGCTATGTTCTCATTTGATTCCAACCACTACACGGCAGAAAAGGTAACCAATATTCAGGAAAGATTTGATTGGAAACGGTTTAGGCCTAAAGACTAATTTATTTTAATCGTTGATTATCTTTATGTATAACAATTTGCTTGGCTGGCTCTTACATGctgaagttttgttttaaagGCCATCCTATGTAGTCTTTGACATTCAAAAGCAAGTAGTAACTCTGGTGTTAGATTCTAAGTttctatttttagataaaattgtTACTTCCGACTATCTTTCCCTTTGCTAGCTTTGTATTTGTAAACTTTGTGTCGGATCCACAGAGCCCCAGGGCCAGGAGTCTAGGCTGTATTTTAGGTGTGTCACTTTCTTTTCAATTCAAGCATGTACCCAGAAACCTGCGAGACTCAGTGGCCAGCCTAGCAAAAATGACTCCAAATTCCCTTACTTACAAGCCCTAAATGGCCAAACTCTATAAAGAGATTTATTACTCAGCCTAAATTGTTGGACATTAGAACACAGGCGAATCATAGTAGTGTGAGGTCCCACTGTCCCTCCCTGAGTATTCCCCAATGTCACTTACAGTCTTCACAGGAGAGTTTAGTTCAATTTCTCCTTGACCTCAGGCCGGTGCCATCTCTCCAGCGAAGTCCCCAGCTCTGGCTCCAGCTGGCCTGGGCCCTGTGTCGTATCAGAGGCACTGCCCTCTGCTGGAAGAGGTTTGGTCTGTGAGTTATGAGTTTCCCCACAGGTCACTGCTCCTTTCACACGTGCTGTTGCCTGATTTGGAGCTCTGCTGCTTATCTCCCTGCCTAGCTGTCTCCAGACTGTCTGGTGGGATTCACAGCCCTCCACCAGCCGTGCTTGTAACTGAGTCTGGAAATTCCTCTTCTGATCCAGCCAGTGTTGAGCAATCGTGGCAAGTCTTTGCTCTATTACTAAACTGTCAAAGCAAGGAGTTCTTTTTCAGGTCATCCCACCTGTTGGCAATTCTAATATCTCTGAATGTGTTGGTCATGCTTAGGAGAGAGTTCTTTGTTTCTCCACGCAGTGAAACATACTCCTCCCCTCAGTACAGCGTCCTGTGGGGTCACTCTCGTCAACTACAGTGGACAAATATTACACTCAGTCTAAAGATCCTTCTAAACTTTCTTAGGAAGGGTATTCATTACAGCATTGATTAGGAAATCAAACAATTGGAAGAAGCttaaatgtccttcagtaggtgatttttaaaagtttcatagCTCTctatatctattatctatcatctatctatctatctaccaaccaacctacctacctatctgtaTTCACAGAATAGGATATTATGCAGCtactttaaaagagaaaagtagaTTTGTAAGTGTTTATATAAAAAGATGGCCAAGATATATTGTAGGGCTGAAAAAGCAAGATACTGAACAAATGTCTAGTTGCTACTGTTTATGTAAAACGCAGGTGTGTAATAGTTACATAGCCATTCAAATCTGAAACAAAGTAATTATGGGTGAGGACTATTAtgaaatggcttttatttctccatattttaatttataaacaataattgggaaaaaggaagtaaatataactttataatatttttaaaggaggaaCAAAAGAAAGTTGTTGATCTtggttttgtaaaaaaaaaaaaaaaaaaaaaaaaatcctgactgTCTAGGGGTCAGTGGACAGGTCCGCCCAATTTAAACAAATTCCCTACCCTTGCTTGCCCTCCCCAAACATCTCTATACTTAGAAAAGtattttcacatacattatctcattagaCTCCTGTTGTTTGCCAGTGTACTCTCATTAAGCAATGAGGGTATAAAGAGCAAGCAGAAGAGTGCGGCCTGGCAGTTGAGAGCTAAGGCTCTGAAATGAGACAGAGGTACATTAAAATTGCAGCTCCGCCACATtctagctctgtgtccccaagcAAGTGATTTCACTTGTCTGAGCCTCTAACTCCTCACTTGTAAAAAGGAGATAAGAAGTTAACGTGAAAATGTAATGAGGTATTAcaggtaaagtgcttagcacagtccCTTGCACATTATAAAGCCTCAATAAATgctatttggtttttatttaaaagatttaatgaattgttaatttttaaaaaatagcaaacatgggggtaacaaaattttaaaagctcaaaTATCTGCAAATGGCACGAAAATAATAATTCAGTTACTCTTCACAAAGATATTTATTGTTAAAAGCTTCTTATGTTTTTCAGGGGGGAACATTATTCATATGTCAGTGTATCTATCAATCTaccttctatatatatttttaaaaattactgtactACAAAAGTAATCAACTATACACACTATTTTTTACcttgctttttaaactttaattaattaatttttttaagacagtgcctccctctgttacccaagctggagggcagtagcatgatcatagctcactgcagcctcaacctcctggactcaagggatcctcccacctcagcctcccgagtagctaggactacaggtgcatgccaccacacacagctaatttaatttaatttaatttttttggtagagatggagtcttactatgttgcccatggtggtctccaactcctgagctcaagggatcctcccgagttggcctcccaaagtgctgggattaaaggcatgagccaccatgtctggccttcttaatttttatttcatggctGTATCATAAGCTAATTAGCCAGCTCCCCTTTGAAGGACACTGATTGCTTCTAGGTTTTTGCACTAAATGCCTTGGACATATATCATTGTCAGTTAATGTTTAGGGTGAATTTCTAGTAATTCAATAATTGAAACAAAAGGCACTTGCACTTAAAATTCTTCtggtaagtattgccaaattgtcCTTCAGAAAGGTCACaccaattcacattcccaccaatgcAGTATGACCATATCATTTTA
This region includes:
- the RAP2C gene encoding ras-related protein Rap-2c — translated: MREYKVVVLGSGGVGKSALTVQFVTGTFIEKYDPTIEDFYRKEIEVDSSPSVLEILDTAGTEQFASMRDLYIKNGQGFILVYSLVNQQSFQDIKPMRDQIVRVKRYEKVPLILVGNKVDLEPEREVMSSEGRALAQEWGCPFMETSAKSKSMVDELFAEIVRQMNYSSLPEKQDQCCTTCVVQ